A section of the Diabrotica virgifera virgifera chromosome 8, PGI_DIABVI_V3a genome encodes:
- the LOC126889766 gene encoding uncharacterized protein LOC126889766 isoform X2 codes for MDTGTAECRLCLSQEELVLVFNCEDVGPKKMNELILLTTGVEILENDVISKKICLNCSNTVIKMHEFREISSNSDRYLKEKLVELLKVTEMKIPNTDVTVTTRKQLIQEKQDDSNTNVPENTESNTLGQNKLDVSKEEDIDDFSHNSDVLRNVIVHESVSNLFSLHPNLKLRSGVLALDINPFVSLKLDAVEKYCNNNNINLKLGIQRPVNVNIVDKKTIPLPKNGFSDSNFRSETNILEDKESFKTPQSNQTMLNTTPFSIKLVDIQSKFKVDPINTSSNDPSKFKVVPKDFFKRTRESSESEVSVKDTQQGKFKKRKLLSSMQHFGCRFCKKKFRNSEYKRRHEQQCTIGYALNSKPYVELIRVDLDLKIRNKYLFNIRNKYLSNNTSFGQRKISPNEVIELSDNDESVLDSTTITSVATEPSSIEKMGNECETKSKNPPTIDILGDEKYLPRFEVSNTPNEVVPANVLPVQYLSTSIVRPTILIRNDSLLNGGDMYGSDIALVKELIQNSKQTVRYRLVTKNTSLQTLASKDITSTFTLKNMFSQLKLYKVPIKIRSGEHSVTTSKPEIETEKEVDGWHDIKPVLLTNTNSIVDINNMRLRPLRTKKKDSLWTYKIGTASSKQFNYELKKTNKKASFKAKNLKCSISSQTPQTIGNGVKENIIPDSSKMSLTQEENKVCSQNTSSTIITPPSTITPPNAVQTVFSQNNGTIIANVYNQSQVNLSQTLNSSVHMTNNYTEQIFTPDVLNNTSNVQQMFIPTNNTLNSHAGHLQILSHTLNNALVNNIDNNSQQMFIPLSSNSINSANCIPQLFGSSNGTVMAANNQSSILIPIMSPMVSDGSIPNLNVITPSPMVSDGSIPNFNVITPSPMVSDGSIPNFNVITQSPMVSDGSIPNLKAIAPRPMASDGSIPNLKVIAPKPMVSDCSIPNLNVITPSSMVSDGSIPNLNVITSSPMVSDGSISNLNVIGSLSTVPNPTNVGFTYSFSNNTQNTVSLVNNTPIIVNSSVGNCNITSNMFTSNEVQQNMLSSVNLAPNNITDSLSTSTSVVQSHTPVLSNNFTIPQPLIRVKNIYELK; via the coding sequence gAAAAATTAGTCGAGCTTTTAAAAGTAACGGAAATGAAAATTCCCAACACCGATGTCACGGTTACAACTCGGAAACAACTTATACAAGAAAAACAAGACGATTCTAATACTAACGTACCTGAAAACACAGAGAGTAATACCCTAGGCCAAAATAAGTTAGATGTATCAAAAGAAGAAGACATTGATGATTTTTCACATAATTCAGATGTACTTAGGAACGTAATAGTTCATGAATCAGTGTCAAATCTTTTTTCTCTTCATCCAAATCTTAAATTACGGAGTGGTGTGCTGGCTTTGGATATCAATCCCTTCGTTAGCTTAAAATTAGACGCAGTCGAAAAAtactgtaataataataatataaatttaaaattaggTATTCAAAGACCAGTTAATGTAAATATTGTCGATAAAAAGACTATACCGTTACCAAAAAATGGTTTTTCGGATTCGAATTTTCGTTCAGAAACAAATATTTTAGAAGACAAAGAATCTTTCAAGACTCCCCAGAGCAATCAAACGATGTTGAACACGACTCCTTTTAGTATTAAGCTTGTAGATATTCAGAGTAAGTTCAAAGTAGATCCTATTAATACGAGTTCGAATGATCCATCGAAGTTTAAAGTTGTTCCCAAAGACTTCTTTAAACGAACTAGAGAGAGTAGTGAAAGTGAAGTTTCAGTAAAAGACACACAAcaaggtaaatttaaaaaaagaaaattattgtCCAGTATGCAACATTTCGGTTGCaggttttgtaaaaaaaaatttagaaacaGTGAATATAAAAGACGCCATGAACAGCAATGTACTATAGGTTATGCTTTAAACAGCAAGCCATATGTTGAATTGATTAGAGTTGATCTAGATTTAAAAATTAGAAACAAATATTTGTTCAATATTAGAAAcaaatatttgtcaaataatacGAGTTTCGGTCAAAGAAAAATTAGTCCTAACGAAGTTATAGAATTATCCGACAATGACGAATCAGTTTTGGACTCGACTACAATTACTAGTGTTGCAACTGAACCGAGTAGTATTGAAAAGATGGGAAATGAGTGTGAAACGAAATCGAAAAATCCACCGACCATTGATATACTCGGTGACGAAAAATATTTACCTCGATTCGAGGTGTCAAATACTCCCAATGAAGTAGTACCTGCGAACGTGTTACCGGTTCAATATTTAAGCACATCAATAGTGAGGCCGACTATCTTAATAAGAAACGACAGTTTACTTAATGGTGGTGATATGTATGGTTCCGACATTGCCCTAGTCAAAGAATTAATACAAAACTCGAAACAAACAGTTCGTTATCGTTTAGTTACTAAAAACACATCACTGCAAACTCTGGCTAGTAAGGACATAACTTCAACCTTCactttgaaaaatatgttttcacAGTTGAAGTTATATAAAGTTCCGATAAAAATTCGAAGTGGCGAACATTCTGTCACTACCTCCAAGCCAGAAATTGAAACAGAGAAGGAGGTCGATGGCTGGCACGATATAAAACCAGTACTCTTAACTAATACAAACTCTATAGTAGATATTAACAATATGAGATTGAGACCTTTGCGTACAAAGAAAAAAGACTCTTTGTGGACATATAAAATAGGAACAGCCTCTTCTAAACAATTTAATTATGAATTAAAAAAGACGAACAAAAAAGCCTCatttaaagcaaaaaatttaaaatgcagTATTTCATCACAAACTCCTCAAACCATCGGAAATGGAGTAAAAGAGAATATTATCCCAGATTCCAGTAAAATGTCTTTAACTCAGGAGGAAAATAAAGTTTGCAGTCAGAATACATCTTCAACTATAATAACACCTCCCTCAACAATAACACCTCCTAATGCTGTTCAAACCGTCTTTTCTCAAAATAACGGAACAATTATTGCTAATGTTTATAACCAAAGCCAAGTGAATCTCTCTCAAACCCTGAATTCATCTGTTCATATGACTAATAATTATACGGAACAAATTTTTACTCCAGATGTGCTCAACAATACTTCAAACGTCCAACAAATGTTCATACCTACGAATAACACATTGAATAGTCATGCCGGTCATCTACAAATATTGTCTCATACTCTAAACAACGCATTAGTCAACAACATCGACAATAATTCTCAACAAATGTTTATACCATTGTCAAGCAATTCGATTAATTCAGCAAATTGTATTCCTCAACTTTTCGGCTCGTCCAACGGTACCGTTATGGCAGCTAATAATCAATCTTCTATTTTAATACCAATTATGAGTCCTATGGTATCTGACGGCAGTATTCCTAATTTGAATGTAATAACTCCAAGTCCTATGGTATCTGACGGCAGTATTCCTAATTTTAATGTAATAACTCCAAGTCCTATGGTATCTGACGGCAGTATTCCTAATTTTAATGTAATAACTCAAAGTCCTATGGTATCTGACGGCAGTATTCCTAATTTGAAGGCAATCGCTCCAAGGCCTATGGCATCTGACGGCAGTATTCCTAATTTGAAGGTGATCGCTCCAAAGCCTATGGTATCTGACTGCAGTATTCCTAATTTGAATGTGATCACTCCAAGTTCTATGGTATCTGATGGCAGTATTCCTAATTTGAATGTGATCACTTCAAGTCCTATGGTATCTGACGGCAGTATTTCTAATTTGAATGTAATCGGTTCATTGAGTACTGTACCAAATCCGACGAATGTAGGTTTTACGTATTCTTTCAGCAATAATACGCAGAATACAGTATCTTTGGTAAATAACACGCCTATAATAGTTAATTCTTCAGTTGGAAACTGTAACATAACGTCAAATATGTTTACAAGCAATGAGGTTCAACAGAATATGTTAAGTAGTGTAAATCTTGCGCCGAATAATATAACCGATAGTTTGAGTACTAGTACATCCGTTGTTCAAAGCCATACTCCTGTTCTGTCAAATAATTTCACGATACCCCAACCATTAATTAGGGTTAAAAATATATACgaattaaaataa